The following proteins come from a genomic window of Sphingobium cloacae:
- a CDS encoding cysteine desulfurase family protein, whose protein sequence is MAADRLYLDHAATTPMLAQAKAALIEGMERWANPSSPHADGRAARAALEDARRRIAAALGWAGHVILTSGASEAIALALTRPRATHIVTSPVEHDSVLRVTPEAGRLRVTSDGLVDPASLPAEPSLAAIQHVNNETGVIQPLDRIGREGVLLFADCAQSAGKLPLPDADMIAISAHKFGGPPGVGALLVRDLALLAPTGGQEQGYRAGTENLPGILAMAAALEARSDWLPPAAKLRARLDTGIEAAGGQVIARAAPRIASIASYRMPGMSARAQLIQFDLAGISVSAGSACSSGSLRTSHVLRAMDHDETAAGEVVRVSFGAATKEPDIDRFLAIWTAMAERARP, encoded by the coding sequence TTGGCCGCCGACCGTCTCTATCTGGACCATGCCGCAACCACGCCGATGCTGGCGCAGGCGAAGGCCGCCCTGATCGAAGGCATGGAGCGATGGGCCAATCCGTCCAGCCCCCATGCGGACGGCCGCGCCGCCCGCGCCGCGCTGGAGGACGCCCGGCGGCGGATCGCGGCGGCGCTGGGCTGGGCCGGCCATGTGATCCTCACCTCGGGCGCGAGCGAGGCCATCGCCCTCGCCCTGACCCGCCCAAGAGCGACGCATATCGTCACTTCCCCGGTCGAACATGATTCGGTGCTGCGCGTGACGCCGGAAGCCGGGCGGCTGCGTGTCACGTCCGATGGCCTGGTCGATCCGGCATCCCTTCCCGCCGAACCTTCCCTTGCGGCCATCCAGCATGTCAACAATGAAACCGGCGTGATCCAGCCGCTCGACCGGATCGGGCGGGAAGGCGTCCTGCTCTTCGCCGACTGCGCCCAGAGCGCGGGCAAGCTCCCGCTGCCCGACGCCGACATGATCGCGATCAGCGCGCATAAGTTCGGCGGACCTCCGGGCGTGGGGGCGTTGCTGGTCCGCGATCTGGCCCTGCTGGCGCCGACCGGAGGACAGGAGCAAGGCTACAGGGCGGGGACGGAAAACCTTCCCGGCATCCTCGCCATGGCCGCCGCGCTGGAGGCGCGCTCCGATTGGCTCCCCCCCGCCGCGAAATTGCGCGCCCGGCTGGACACGGGGATAGAAGCGGCGGGCGGGCAGGTCATCGCCCGCGCCGCCCCGCGCATCGCCTCCATCGCCAGCTACCGGATGCCGGGCATGTCCGCCCGCGCCCAGCTTATCCAGTTCGACCTCGCCGGCATTTCCGTGTCGGCGGGCAGCGCCTGTTCGTCCGGATCGCTCAGGACCAGCCACGTCCTGCGCGCCATGGACCATGACGAAACGGCAGCGGGCGAAGTGGTGCGCGTCAGCTTCGGCGCCGCGACCAAGGAGCCGGACATCGACCGCTTCCTCGCCATATGGACCGCGATGGCGGAGCGAGCCCGGCCATGA
- a CDS encoding cysteine desulfurase family protein, with product MDRDGGASPAMTIYLDYQATTPLAPEVFDVMAPLLRDQFANPHSAHRPGRAAAAQVEVAREEISQLLPADGRLLFTSGATEALNMAIQGMGAGRIVTIATEHAAVLDTVEALAREGREVTVLPIGPDGLVDMEAARQAIVPGVALVAAMLVNNEIGVIQPVEALADLAHAAGASFLCDAVQGYGRVPIPPTSDIVAISGHKIHGPKGIGALWIRDGVILRPLIHGGGQEGGLRSGTLSPALCAGFGMAARLMRERAEADRAHVESLWTLARGLFRGWTLNGDADRRYHGNLNLRREGIDGGRLLSDCRHIAFSLGSACASGSGRPSHVLRALGLSDGQARGSVRIGFGRYTTPAELEDAAQAIDKAAAMQGAPR from the coding sequence ATGGACCGCGATGGCGGAGCGAGCCCGGCCATGACCATCTATCTCGATTATCAGGCGACCACGCCGCTCGCGCCCGAAGTCTTCGATGTCATGGCGCCGTTGCTGCGAGACCAGTTCGCCAATCCGCACAGCGCCCATCGCCCCGGCCGCGCCGCCGCCGCGCAGGTGGAGGTGGCTCGCGAGGAAATATCCCAACTCCTGCCCGCCGACGGCCGTCTGCTCTTCACCTCCGGCGCGACCGAGGCGCTCAATATGGCCATTCAGGGCATGGGCGCGGGCCGCATCGTCACGATCGCGACGGAACATGCCGCCGTGCTCGACACGGTGGAGGCACTGGCGCGGGAAGGGCGCGAGGTCACGGTCCTGCCGATCGGCCCGGACGGGCTGGTCGACATGGAGGCCGCGCGGCAGGCCATCGTCCCCGGCGTCGCCCTGGTCGCGGCGATGCTGGTCAATAACGAGATCGGCGTCATCCAGCCCGTCGAAGCCCTTGCCGACCTCGCCCACGCCGCCGGGGCCTCGTTCCTCTGCGATGCCGTGCAGGGCTATGGCCGCGTGCCCATCCCCCCAACCAGCGACATCGTCGCCATCAGCGGCCACAAGATCCACGGGCCCAAGGGCATAGGCGCGCTCTGGATCAGGGACGGCGTGATCCTCCGCCCCCTCATCCATGGCGGCGGGCAGGAAGGCGGATTGCGCTCCGGCACCCTTTCGCCGGCTCTCTGCGCCGGTTTCGGCATGGCTGCCCGGCTGATGCGCGAACGGGCCGAAGCCGATCGCGCCCATGTCGAATCGCTCTGGACCCTGGCGCGTGGTCTGTTCCGCGGCTGGACGCTCAACGGCGACGCGGACCGCCGCTATCACGGCAATCTCAACCTGCGTCGCGAGGGGATCGATGGCGGCCGGTTGCTTTCCGACTGTCGCCATATCGCATTTTCGCTCGGCAGCGCTTGCGCGAGCGGGTCGGGTCGGCCTAGCCATGTGCTGCGCGCGCTCGGCCTTTCGGACGGGCAGGCGCGGGGATCGGTGCGGATCGGCTTCGGCCGCTACACGACGCCGGCCGAACTGGAGGATGCTGCACAGGCGATCGATAAGGCGGCGGCCATGCAAGGCGCGCCGCGATAA
- a CDS encoding 2Fe-2S iron-sulfur cluster-binding protein produces the protein MTRVVFISADGENRQEVDAPAGSVLLEVAQAAGQPLEGTCEGQMACSTCHVIVDAADFSSLPLASEEEEDMLDLAAAATRTSRLACQIVLGGALESLTVRIPSETYNMQGM, from the coding sequence ATGACCAGGGTCGTCTTCATCAGCGCCGATGGCGAAAACAGGCAGGAGGTGGATGCGCCTGCCGGTTCGGTTCTTCTGGAGGTCGCGCAGGCGGCCGGGCAGCCGCTGGAGGGCACGTGCGAGGGGCAGATGGCCTGTTCCACCTGTCATGTCATCGTCGACGCCGCCGATTTCTCCAGCCTCCCGCTTGCGAGCGAGGAGGAGGAGGACATGCTGGACCTCGCCGCCGCCGCGACGCGCACCAGCCGCCTGGCCTGCCAGATCGTGCTGGGCGGCGCGCTGGAAAGCCTGACGGTCCGCATCCCGTCCGAAACATATAATATGCAGGGTATGTGA
- the blaSGM gene encoding SGM family class A beta-lactamase — protein sequence MASAPSLAQESERQSLMPPAPRYVVPESALKSVRNPKEIEQETGGRLGVALVDGSGALILGFNRDERFAMCSTFKAPLAAAVLLGAESGKFGLEGQVPFTKDDILSHAPVVKQNLKRGRLSMGELAEAAVEVSDNSAANLLLPMIGGPEGLTAFFRAHGDSISRLDRREPDLNENAQGDPRDTTSPAAMAGLMARLLFKDMKPESAEKLRGWLNGSKTGDRRIKAGLPEGWTSGGKTGSCGTAYNDVALVKSPSGAEYLLAVYLDRPTVDERKAEAAIAETAASALDFLAQAKRDGPE from the coding sequence ATGGCGTCCGCTCCGTCCCTCGCGCAGGAAAGCGAACGCCAGTCCCTGATGCCGCCCGCGCCGCGCTATGTGGTCCCCGAATCCGCGCTGAAATCCGTCCGCAATCCCAAGGAGATCGAGCAGGAAACCGGCGGTCGCCTGGGCGTCGCGCTGGTCGACGGTTCGGGCGCGCTGATCCTGGGCTTCAACCGTGACGAGCGGTTCGCCATGTGCTCGACCTTCAAGGCGCCTCTGGCCGCCGCCGTCCTGCTGGGCGCGGAAAGCGGGAAATTCGGGCTGGAGGGGCAGGTGCCCTTCACCAAGGACGACATTTTGTCTCACGCCCCGGTCGTGAAGCAGAATCTGAAGCGCGGCCGCCTCTCGATGGGGGAACTGGCGGAGGCTGCGGTCGAAGTCAGCGACAATAGCGCGGCCAATCTCCTCTTGCCCATGATCGGCGGGCCGGAGGGGCTGACCGCCTTCTTCCGCGCCCATGGCGACAGCATCTCCCGTCTCGACCGCAGGGAACCGGACCTCAACGAAAATGCGCAGGGCGATCCCCGCGACACCACCAGCCCGGCGGCGATGGCGGGCTTGATGGCGCGCCTCCTCTTCAAGGACATGAAGCCCGAAAGCGCGGAAAAGCTGCGCGGCTGGCTGAACGGCAGCAAGACCGGCGACCGCCGCATCAAGGCGGGCCTGCCCGAAGGCTGGACTTCGGGCGGCAAGACGGGAAGCTGCGGCACCGCCTATAATGACGTGGCGCTCGTCAAATCGCCGTCCGGCGCCGAATATCTGCTGGCGGTCTATCTCGACCGTCCCACGGTGGACGAAAGGAAGGCCGAGGCCGCTATCGCCGAAACGGCGGCGTCCGCGCTGGATTTCCTGGCGCAGGCGAAGCGCGACGGACCGGAATGA
- a CDS encoding DNA polymerase III subunit gamma/tau encodes MSDSPQPYRVLARKYRPRSFHELIGQDAMVQTLGNAIRRGRLAHAFLMTGVRGVGKTSTARLIAKALNCIGPDGQGGPTIDPCGVCEPCKAIAEGRHIDVIEMDAASHTGVDDVREIIEAVRYSAVSARYKVYIIDEVHMLSKNAFNALLKTLEEPPAHVKFLFATTEVNKVPVTVLSRCQRFDLRRIPAELLASHFTHVVEAEDVAAEPDALALIAQAAEGSARDGLSILDQAIAHAEMGEGAPLVTAAQVREMLGLSDRGSVRRLLGLLLEGQTAPLLAAVRDQYALGVEPLSLMRGLLELVHAVTLVKAGRDIATPGQSAEEREAIADWASQLGFAPLHRLWQLLLKGHDEVANAILPIESCEMALLRVMHAATMPDPGEIARMLREGAPAAASAPAAPSESPSGPSASLPASFEDLIEAFWQRGKGQLAQELHDCVGLVRYAPPELDYRAAPSLASDFAARLTPALREVTGVAWRVAQADGPAAPTLLEQEQRKAAEERARILETPVVKAAMEAFPEADLDDRLEQWSA; translated from the coding sequence ATGTCCGATTCCCCCCAGCCCTATCGCGTCCTCGCGCGCAAATATCGCCCGCGCAGCTTCCATGAGCTGATCGGGCAGGACGCGATGGTCCAGACGCTGGGCAACGCCATCCGGCGCGGGCGGCTGGCCCATGCCTTCCTGATGACCGGCGTGCGGGGGGTGGGCAAGACCTCCACCGCGCGCCTCATCGCCAAGGCGTTGAATTGCATCGGCCCGGACGGGCAGGGCGGTCCCACCATCGATCCCTGCGGCGTGTGCGAACCGTGCAAGGCCATCGCCGAGGGCCGCCATATCGACGTCATCGAAATGGACGCCGCCAGCCACACCGGCGTCGACGACGTGCGCGAGATCATCGAGGCGGTGCGTTATTCCGCCGTCTCCGCGCGCTACAAGGTCTATATCATCGACGAAGTGCACATGCTCTCCAAGAACGCGTTCAACGCGCTTCTCAAGACGCTGGAGGAGCCCCCGGCGCATGTGAAATTCCTCTTCGCCACGACCGAAGTGAACAAGGTGCCGGTGACGGTCCTGTCCCGCTGCCAGCGGTTCGACCTGCGCCGCATCCCCGCCGAACTGCTCGCCAGCCATTTCACCCATGTGGTGGAGGCGGAGGATGTCGCCGCCGAACCCGACGCGCTCGCCCTCATCGCGCAGGCGGCGGAGGGCTCCGCGCGCGACGGCCTCTCGATCCTGGATCAAGCCATAGCCCATGCCGAAATGGGGGAGGGCGCCCCGCTCGTCACCGCCGCGCAGGTGCGGGAGATGCTCGGCCTCTCCGACCGCGGATCGGTGCGCCGCCTGCTGGGCCTGTTGCTCGAAGGACAGACCGCCCCGCTGCTCGCCGCCGTGCGCGATCAATATGCGCTGGGCGTCGAGCCGCTGTCCCTGATGCGCGGATTGCTGGAACTGGTCCACGCCGTCACGCTGGTGAAGGCGGGCCGCGACATCGCCACCCCCGGCCAGTCCGCCGAGGAGCGGGAAGCCATCGCCGACTGGGCCAGCCAACTGGGCTTCGCGCCGCTCCATCGCCTCTGGCAGCTTCTGCTCAAGGGGCATGACGAGGTGGCGAACGCCATACTCCCCATCGAAAGCTGCGAAATGGCGCTGCTGCGCGTGATGCATGCGGCGACCATGCCCGATCCCGGCGAGATCGCGCGGATGCTCCGCGAAGGCGCGCCCGCCGCCGCCAGCGCGCCCGCCGCTCCGTCCGAATCGCCCTCCGGCCCGTCGGCCAGCCTGCCCGCGAGCTTCGAGGATCTGATCGAAGCCTTCTGGCAGCGCGGCAAGGGGCAATTGGCGCAGGAACTCCACGATTGCGTCGGCCTCGTCCGCTACGCGCCGCCCGAACTGGACTACAGGGCCGCGCCTTCGCTCGCATCCGATTTCGCCGCCCGCCTGACGCCCGCCCTGCGCGAAGTCACCGGCGTTGCCTGGCGGGTCGCGCAGGCGGACGGCCCCGCCGCCCCCACGCTGCTGGAGCAGGAACAGCGAAAGGCGGCGGAGGAGCGCGCCCGCATATTGGAAACCCCGGTGGTAAAGGCCGCGATGGAGGCCTTCCCCGAAGCCGATCTGGACGACCGGCTCGAACAATGGAGTGCATGA
- a CDS encoding YbaB/EbfC family nucleoid-associated protein, whose amino-acid sequence MKDLNEILGMANRVQEELQRAQENLDKIEVEGAAGGGLVKVRASAKGRIVGVSIDDSLLAPSEKQMLEDLVAAAFNDARKKADEVSSSEMAKMTSGLSLPPGFKLPF is encoded by the coding sequence ATGAAGGATCTCAACGAAATATTGGGCATGGCCAACCGCGTGCAGGAGGAATTGCAGCGCGCGCAGGAAAATCTCGACAAGATCGAGGTTGAGGGTGCGGCGGGCGGCGGTCTCGTCAAGGTCCGCGCTTCGGCCAAGGGACGCATCGTCGGCGTGTCGATCGACGACAGCCTGCTCGCCCCTTCCGAAAAGCAGATGCTCGAAGACCTTGTGGCCGCCGCCTTCAACGACGCGCGCAAGAAAGCGGATGAAGTCAGTTCTTCCGAAATGGCGAAGATGACCAGCGGCCTTTCGCTTCCCCCGGGCTTCAAGCTGCCCTTCTGA
- the lon gene encoding endopeptidase La, whose translation MTTQYPLLPLRDIVVFPQMIVPLFVGRDKSVAALEAAMEGGKEIFLVSQLDPAEDDPGRDALYDTGVVAVVLQLLKLPDGTVRVLVEGKHRAQLQSMESIDGYLAAVILPVEEAVAEGPEAAALMRSVAEQFENYAKLNKKLPAETPVQLREIEDAGRLADAVAANINVKVSDKQSLLVEPDPVKRLEMVFAFMEGELGVLQVEKKIRGRVKRQMEKTQREYYLNEQLKAIQRELGNADGEEGDELAELAEKIAKTKLSKEARTKANAELKKLKAMQPMSAEATVVRNYLDVLLGLPWGKKGKVKTDLKRAQTILDEDHFALEKVKDRIIEYLAVQARTNKLKGPILCLVGPPGVGKTSLGRSIAKATGREFVRQSLGGVRDEAEIRGHRRTYIGSLPGKVVTNLKKAGTMNPLFLLDEIDKLGQDFRGDPASALLEVLDPEQNSKFQDHYLEIDVDLSDVMFVTTANSLNLPQPLLDRMEIIRLEGYTEDEKVEIAQRHLVPKQIDAHGLKEGEFEVTEDAIRDLIRYYTREAGVRTLEREVARLARKALRKILEGAYDRIVITPENLSDYAGVRKFRHGVGEEEHQIGAVTGLAWTEVGGELLTIEAVTVPGKGAIKTTGKLGDVMNESVQAAFSYVKARSPGYGIKPSLFNRKDIHIHLPEGAVPKDGPSAGIGMVTTIVSTLTGIPVHKDVAMTGEVTLRGRVLPIGGLKEKLLAALRGGIKTVLIPQENEKDLAEIPANIREGLEIVPVSHVDEVLARALVALPEAIAWTEEDDLAAQPSTASGRDGDATLRH comes from the coding sequence ATGACTACGCAATATCCGCTTCTGCCCCTGCGCGACATCGTCGTCTTTCCGCAGATGATCGTTCCCCTGTTCGTCGGCCGCGACAAGAGCGTCGCCGCGCTCGAAGCGGCGATGGAGGGCGGCAAGGAGATTTTCCTCGTTTCCCAGCTCGATCCGGCGGAGGACGATCCGGGTCGGGACGCGCTGTATGACACGGGCGTGGTGGCGGTGGTGCTTCAGCTTCTGAAGCTCCCCGACGGCACCGTCCGCGTTCTGGTGGAAGGCAAACACCGCGCTCAGCTTCAATCGATGGAATCGATCGACGGCTATCTCGCCGCCGTCATCCTGCCGGTGGAAGAAGCGGTGGCGGAGGGGCCGGAGGCGGCCGCCCTGATGCGCTCGGTCGCCGAACAGTTCGAAAATTACGCGAAACTCAACAAGAAGCTGCCCGCCGAAACCCCGGTCCAGCTTCGCGAGATCGAGGATGCGGGCCGTCTGGCCGATGCGGTCGCCGCCAACATCAACGTCAAGGTGTCGGACAAGCAATCGCTGCTGGTCGAGCCCGATCCGGTCAAGCGCCTCGAAATGGTGTTCGCCTTCATGGAAGGCGAGCTGGGCGTGCTCCAGGTCGAAAAGAAGATTCGCGGCCGCGTGAAGCGGCAGATGGAAAAGACCCAGCGCGAATATTATCTCAACGAGCAGTTGAAGGCGATCCAGCGCGAACTGGGCAATGCCGATGGCGAGGAAGGCGACGAGCTGGCCGAACTGGCCGAAAAGATCGCCAAGACCAAGCTCAGCAAGGAAGCCCGGACCAAGGCCAATGCCGAGTTGAAGAAGCTCAAGGCCATGCAGCCCATGTCGGCGGAGGCCACGGTCGTCCGCAACTATCTCGACGTGCTGCTGGGCCTGCCCTGGGGCAAGAAGGGCAAGGTCAAGACCGACCTCAAGCGCGCGCAGACGATTCTGGACGAGGATCATTTCGCGCTGGAGAAGGTCAAGGACCGGATCATCGAATATCTCGCCGTGCAGGCGCGCACCAACAAGCTGAAGGGGCCGATCCTGTGCCTGGTCGGTCCGCCGGGCGTCGGCAAGACCTCGCTCGGCCGCTCCATCGCCAAGGCGACGGGGCGCGAGTTCGTGCGCCAGTCGCTGGGCGGCGTGCGCGACGAGGCGGAAATCCGCGGCCACCGCCGTACCTATATCGGCTCGCTGCCGGGCAAGGTCGTGACCAACCTCAAGAAGGCGGGCACGATGAACCCGCTCTTCCTGCTGGATGAGATCGACAAGCTGGGGCAGGATTTCCGGGGCGATCCCGCATCCGCCCTGCTGGAGGTGCTGGACCCCGAACAGAACAGCAAGTTCCAGGATCATTATCTGGAGATCGACGTCGATCTTTCAGACGTGATGTTCGTGACGACCGCCAACTCCCTGAATTTGCCTCAACCTTTGCTCGACCGCATGGAGATCATCCGGCTGGAGGGCTATACCGAGGATGAAAAGGTGGAGATCGCCCAGCGCCATCTGGTGCCCAAGCAGATCGACGCCCATGGCCTGAAGGAAGGCGAGTTCGAGGTGACGGAGGACGCCATCCGCGACCTCATCCGCTATTACACGCGCGAAGCGGGCGTCCGCACGCTGGAACGCGAAGTGGCGCGCCTCGCCCGCAAGGCGCTGCGCAAGATATTGGAAGGCGCCTATGACAGGATCGTCATCACGCCGGAAAATCTGTCGGACTATGCGGGCGTCCGCAAATTCCGCCATGGCGTAGGCGAGGAAGAGCATCAGATCGGGGCCGTCACCGGCCTCGCCTGGACCGAAGTGGGCGGCGAACTGCTGACCATCGAAGCCGTGACCGTGCCCGGCAAGGGCGCGATCAAGACGACCGGCAAGCTGGGCGACGTCATGAACGAATCGGTTCAGGCGGCCTTCTCCTATGTGAAGGCGCGCTCGCCCGGCTACGGGATCAAGCCCAGCCTCTTCAACCGCAAGGACATCCATATCCACCTTCCCGAAGGCGCGGTGCCCAAGGACGGCCCTTCGGCGGGCATCGGCATGGTGACGACCATCGTCTCCACCCTGACGGGCATCCCGGTGCACAAGGACGTGGCGATGACCGGGGAGGTCACGCTGCGCGGCCGGGTGCTGCCCATCGGCGGCCTCAAGGAAAAGCTGCTCGCGGCCCTGCGCGGCGGCATCAAGACAGTGCTGATCCCGCAGGAAAATGAGAAGGATCTGGCCGAAATCCCCGCCAATATCCGCGAGGGCCTTGAAATCGTGCCGGTTTCCCATGTGGACGAGGTGCTGGCGCGTGCCCTGGTGGCCCTGCCCGAAGCCATCGCCTGGACCGAGGAGGACGATCTTGCGGCTCAGCCTTCCACCGCTTCGGGCCGGGACGGGGACGCCACGCTGCGACACTGA
- a CDS encoding HU family DNA-binding protein gives MNKQDLISAVAESSGLSKNDASKAVEGVFDAITGALKKGDEVRLVGFGTFSVSQRKASTGRNPRTGETMTIKASAQPKFKAGKGLKDAVN, from the coding sequence ATGAACAAGCAGGATCTTATCAGTGCGGTTGCCGAAAGCAGCGGTCTTAGCAAGAACGACGCCAGCAAGGCTGTCGAAGGCGTATTCGATGCCATCACGGGCGCACTGAAGAAGGGCGACGAAGTGCGCCTGGTCGGTTTTGGCACTTTTTCGGTTTCGCAGCGCAAGGCTTCGACCGGCCGCAATCCGCGCACCGGCGAAACCATGACCATCAAGGCATCGGCCCAGCCCAAGTTCAAGGCGGGCAAGGGTCTGAAGGACGCGGTCAACTGA
- the hisI gene encoding phosphoribosyl-AMP cyclohydrolase, translated as MDEARDRGLTLNPRYDDNGLITAVVTDVATGDLLMVAHMNAQALALTIETGFAHFWSRSRRSLWKKGETSGHMLQVRDLRIDCDQDALWIKAVPAGPTCHTGARSCFFRRIGPDGLSRVDEAG; from the coding sequence ATGGACGAAGCGCGCGACCGGGGGCTGACCCTCAATCCCAGATATGACGACAACGGCCTCATCACCGCGGTGGTGACGGATGTGGCCACGGGCGACCTGCTGATGGTGGCCCATATGAACGCGCAGGCGCTGGCGCTCACCATCGAAACCGGGTTCGCGCATTTCTGGTCCCGCAGCCGCCGGTCGCTGTGGAAGAAGGGGGAAACGTCCGGGCACATGTTGCAGGTCCGCGACCTGCGCATCGATTGCGATCAGGACGCGCTATGGATCAAGGCCGTGCCCGCCGGTCCCACCTGTCACACCGGCGCGCGCTCCTGCTTCTTCCGCCGCATCGGCCCGGACGGGCTCAGCCGGGTCGATGAAGCGGGCTAG
- a CDS encoding L,D-transpeptidase family protein, translating into MADFLTGLFKSAGPKLAIGAGLGGIGLLVAGMIDRPAGKGGEAIRPAPEPGEAVAAAPAEPHPVERSRSQPMAVDPHALAVKRVLKIDGPFRHGDYVWDESGAPATGPVIITIDLKAQTLSVFRAGYEIGAAVILYGADDKPSPLGAFPITEKDADHVSNLYDAPMPYMLRLTNDGVAIHGSDVQWGNATHGCIGVPTPFAKKLFGVTKLGDVAIITNGRMLDVSKAQVGA; encoded by the coding sequence ATGGCGGATTTTCTGACGGGATTGTTCAAAAGCGCCGGACCGAAACTGGCGATCGGGGCCGGACTGGGCGGCATCGGCCTGCTGGTCGCGGGCATGATCGACCGCCCGGCGGGAAAGGGCGGCGAGGCGATCCGGCCCGCGCCTGAGCCGGGCGAGGCGGTGGCCGCCGCGCCCGCCGAACCTCATCCCGTCGAACGCTCCCGATCCCAGCCTATGGCGGTCGATCCCCATGCGCTCGCCGTGAAGCGCGTGCTCAAGATCGACGGGCCTTTCCGGCATGGCGATTATGTCTGGGACGAAAGCGGCGCGCCCGCCACCGGGCCGGTCATCATCACCATAGACCTCAAGGCGCAGACCCTGTCCGTGTTCCGCGCGGGCTATGAGATCGGGGCGGCGGTCATCCTTTACGGCGCGGACGACAAGCCCAGCCCGCTCGGCGCTTTCCCGATCACGGAAAAGGACGCCGATCATGTGTCGAACCTGTATGACGCGCCGATGCCCTATATGCTGCGGCTCACCAATGACGGCGTGGCGATCCATGGCAGCGACGTGCAATGGGGCAACGCCACCCATGGCTGCATCGGCGTGCCCACGCCCTTTGCGAAGAAGCTGTTCGGCGTGACGAAGCTGGGCGATGTCGCAATCATCACCAACGGGCGGATGCTGGACGTGAGCAAGGCGCAGGTCGGGGCCTGA